In Deltaproteobacteria bacterium, the DNA window GCCGGCGCGAACGACGGTGGCGACATGGTTGCCCCGCGGCTCAGGGTGCCGCTCACCGCGTTGCTCCGCATCCCGCACGCCCGGCACGCCCTCGTGGAGGGGCGAGCGATCACGGCCACGCTGGAGCTGCACCTGGCCTGGGACGAGGACGCCGTCTCCATCGCCGGCGAGCGCGTGCCGCTCGAGAGCGAGCCGACGGCGGCGCTGGCGCTCACGTTCACCGGCGTGCCGATCACGGAGCTCGAGCTATTCGGCTACCTCGGCCGACTCTCGGGTCTCATGGCCGAGCGCCCTCCGCTCGTCTCCACCACGCCCTACCGGCCGGGGCTCATCCCCGTCGTCTTCGTCCACGGCACGGCGTCGAGCGCGGTGCGCTGGGCGGAGATGCTCAACCGCCTGCAGGCCGACCGGGACATCCGCAGCCGGTTCCAGTTCTGGTTCTTCCAGTACGACTCCGACAACCCGATCGCGCTGTCCGCGCTTCACCTGCGCGATGCGCTGGAGGGCGCGGTGGCGCGGCTCGATCCCGAAGGCAGGGATCCCGCGCTTCGCCGCATGGTGCTGATCGGGCACAGCCAGGGGGGCCTGCTGGTCAAGATGCAGAGCATCAGCTCCGGCGATCGCATCTGGAACGCCGTCAGCCGGAAGCCGCTCGATCAGCTCCGATTGTCGGACAAGACCCGCAATCTCTTCCGACGCGGCTTGTTCGTCGAGCCGCTGCCGGAGGTCGCTCGCGTGGTGTTCATCTCCACACCGCATCGTGGCAGCTTCGTGGCGGGGTACCGGATCATCGCCAACCTGGCCCGGCGGCTCACGACCCTGCCCTTCCAACTCACCGGCGTGTCCGCAGACCTCGCCCGGAATCCCGATGCCGCGAGAAGCCCCTTCGTGCCGACGGCGACCGACAACATGTCGCCGCGAAGCCCCTTCATCCGGGGCCTGCAGGAGATCCCGGTCGCGCCGTCCATCCGGGTGCACTCGATCATCTCGGTTGAGGCGAAGTACTGGTCTGATGGATATTTTGACTCCGAGCGGGGCAACGACGGCGTCGTGGCGTACTCCAGCGCCCACATCGAACCGGTCGAGTCCGAGATGGTGGTGCGGTCCCCGCACTCGTGCCAGGGGAACCCGCACACCATCGAGGAAGTGCGTCGCATCCTCCGGCTGCACGTCGGGCTCGGCACGAGCGACGGGTCCCTCGAGATCCCGACCAGCGACCACGAGCCGTCGCGTCCGATGCCTACGCAAGGAGGGAAACTATGAAGACGAGCCGACACCATGCCAAGGCGGCATTGCTGGGAGCTGTGCTCTCGGGCTTGATGATGGCGCCAGCGGTCGCCCGGAGAAGAACCCCGAGCGCAACGTCTACTTCGGGGAACAGCATGTTCACACGAGCTGGTCGTTCGATGCCTTCGCGTTTGGTGACTCGACTTGCTCTATGCGTTCTCGCAGCTGACGGCTCGAACCGGTGTGAGCTTTTTCTTGCTCATCTACTACATCGCTGCCGTGCGACCTGATGTGGTGTCCACCAGCCTGGCGCTCGAGGTCCTGCTCGTCGCCATGGTCCCGACCGCAGTCGCGGGCTTCGTGCTGCCGCTTCGCGTGATCCCCCGCGAGGGTGCGACACCCATCAACGTCTCCGTGAGCGGAGCGCGGATGGCCTATCGCCATAACGCGCCGGTTGCCCCCCAGACCACCGTGCGATTCGCAATGACGATTGCGTTCCCTGAGTGGACACGATGGCAGGGATTCTGATGGGATCGCGTCGGTCTGGTGACGGAGTCGTGATGCGACTGAAGGAAGCGATCGGCCGTGAACTCCGCACGCGGCGACACACCGCTCTCCTGTTGGCGATCGTCGCCCTGCTCGCCGTGAGGCCGTTCCTCGGCGATGCCGGCGCCGCTACCGTCGTCTTCAACCTCGCGGCCTTCCTCACGTTGCTCGTCGCCCTGCTCACCATCCAGGTCGACGAGCTGGTGGGCGAACGAGAAGCTCTCCTGGTTCAGCAGCGGAAGAGAGCGTTCGTCGGCTGGGCGCTCGGCGTGCCGGCACTCGCCGTGCGACTGTGGCTATTCATCGCCCCGGACCCGCGGCTCGTCCTGGTGGGAGCGGTCTCCTGGCTGATGTTCTTCTCCTACGTCACCTGGAGCCAGTTGCGCGGCGTGCTGAAGCAGCGAGAGGTCACGGGCGAGACCATCAGCATGTCGATCTCGATCTACCTGCTGCTCGGATTGAGCTGGGCGCTGGTGTACGTCATCATCTTCACCCGCCACCCGGAGGCGTTCCAATTCGCGACTCCTATTCCTGGCGGGGTCAGTGAGGCGTACCGGTTCCCCATCTTTATCTATTTCAGCCTGACGACCCTATCGACCATCGGTTTCGGCGACATCACACCCCTCAGCTTGCAGGCGCGCTACGCGGCCGTCGCCGAAGGGATCACCGGGCAGTTTTATCTGGCGATTCTCGTCGCGCGCCTGGTGGGGATGCAGATGAGCCGAGCCGCCACTTCGTCGACGAGCACGCCGGCGCACGATCGGCGGACCGAGAACCCGGACCGATGACTCAATTGATCCACCCCTGTTCTTCGAATCGCTTCTTGAGCACATCGGCGATTTCCTTGGCGGTCTGCTTGGCTCTGCCTTTCATCCCGGTGCTGACGATGAGTCCCGCCGGGTTGCCGGTGGCAACAAGGCCAACAACCCCCAAGGCCGCTCCCGGGGTTTTACTTCCGCCCGAATCGGCCAGGGCGCCGCTCAGACATCGGCGCTACTAGACAGGGCCCGTTGGGTGCTAAACCGCGGGGGACCGCTTCGGCGGCGGCCCGGAGACAACAGCAATGAGCGGTATCGGTCAGGGCGGCACGGGTGTGCTCAGGGTCGACGGCAAGGACGTGGCCACCCAGAAAATGGAGCAGAGTCACTTGATCGCGGTTGCGGCGACAGCGGGCGCGTACCGGACCGTGGAAGCAAGCAGCGTTGGGGGCCGATGACGGCGCAGCGGCAGGCGGTGTTCTGGACGTGTATGCTGGGCGTCCTCGCCCTCTCCTTGTGGGTCCTCGGCTCCATGCTGTTGCCGTTCGTGCTGGGGATGGCGGTCGGCTACCTCCTCGACCCGGTCGTCGACCGGATCACGCGGTGGGGCGTGTCGCGAGGCGCGGCGGCGGGCCTGCTCATCCTGGGCTCCTACGCGCTCGCCATAGCGATTTTACTGCTGCTCACGCCGCTCGTCGTCGAGCAGGCGTTCCGCTTCGCCGCCAAGCTGCCTGCCTACGTGATGTCCCTCTACAACCTTGCGGCACCGTTCCTGATGCGCGCCGCCGCCGCAGCCGGCATCGATGACACCGCATCGCTGGCACAGACGTTCGCCGCCGCAGTGGAGCGCGTCGTCGGGCCGATGACGACCCTTGCGAGCGGGTTGCTCGGCCACGGGCTCGCCTTCATCAACGTGGCGCTGCTGCTCGCGATCACGCCACTCGTCGCCTTTTACCTGCTGCGCGATTGGCCACGCCTTCTCGCGGAGATCGACGGCTGGCTGCCGCTTGACCACGCCGAGACCATTCGCGCCCAGGCGCGTGCGGTCGATCACGTACTCGCGGGCTTCGCCCGCGGCACCGCCATCGTCTGCCTCGTGCTCGGGCTCTTCTATGCCACCGCGCTGTCGGTGGTCGGGCTCGACTTCGGACTCTTCATCGGCCTCGCGGCAGGCACCGTGTCGTTCATCCCGTACGTCGGCACCGTCTTCGGACTCGTCACGTCGGTGGGCGTCGCGCTCTACCAGTTCTGGCCCAGGTGGGCGATGGTGACGGTGGTGCTCGGCATCTTCCTCGCGGGGCAGCTCCTCTCCGACTACGTGCTCACGCCGCGCCTGGTAGGCAACCGCATCGGGCTCCATCCCCTGTGGGTCGTCTTCGGCGTCCTGGCGGGAGGCGAGCTCTTCGGCTTCGTTGGCATGCTGCTCGCCGTTCCGGCCTGCGCGGTGATCGGGGTGCTCGCACGCTTCGGCATCGAGCAGTACAGGGCGTCCGCGCTCTATCGGGGCGCGGACGGCCCGCGCTAGGACTCGCGGGTCGGACCCTCGCGACGGCGCCGTCTGGCGTGAAATGGCAAGATATCGACCGGGAGAACGACCATCCTGAAGCGTGCCGCGAGGTCATTGCCCTAGCCCGAGAACCATCTGACCCAAGACTCCAAGGACGTCGTGAAGCTCGGCAGGGGCCTCATCGCGACGATGGCGGCTCTCGTCCTTGGCCTGCTGATCGCCTCCGCGAAGAGCGCGTTCGATGCCGACTCGATCCCGATGCCGTTCCTGGTGGTGCTGGTCTTCTGGATCACCGTGATCTTCGGGAGCTTCGGTCTCTTCGCGCCGCCCAATGGAACCGTCGTCGCCGTCCTGCTCGTCTGTGCGCTATCGATTGCGGCGTCGATCGTTCTGGTCGTGGAGATGGGCCGGCCGTTCGAAGGAATCCTGAAGATATCCAGCGCGCCGTTGCGCTACACCCTCTCGCATCTCGGACAGTAGCCTCTCGTGACGTACAATCACCCCCTCTCCGACGCATC includes these proteins:
- a CDS encoding alpha/beta fold hydrolase, with the protein product MLGALCVTLAACTGPVRAVRVDRTVAHRDLTRSVVTTGQLSWATRDVLLERGLYDTFDDRPEVAIAELHRAMVDAQGDEDLLYALAEASFLHGQAARTREYQMAAAIYAYAFLFPEDGPRLGPFDPRFRSAADLYNWSLTAAFASQDGSEVVPRGGTFALPFGRITVAFDAAELRAGSRELQHFVPVAQLKVEGLAMHYRWPGIGAPLAAATTPIAGANDGGDMVAPRLRVPLTALLRIPHARHALVEGRAITATLELHLAWDEDAVSIAGERVPLESEPTAALALTFTGVPITELELFGYLGRLSGLMAERPPLVSTTPYRPGLIPVVFVHGTASSAVRWAEMLNRLQADRDIRSRFQFWFFQYDSDNPIALSALHLRDALEGAVARLDPEGRDPALRRMVLIGHSQGGLLVKMQSISSGDRIWNAVSRKPLDQLRLSDKTRNLFRRGLFVEPLPEVARVVFISTPHRGSFVAGYRIIANLARRLTTLPFQLTGVSADLARNPDAARSPFVPTATDNMSPRSPFIRGLQEIPVAPSIRVHSIISVEAKYWSDGYFDSERGNDGVVAYSSAHIEPVESEMVVRSPHSCQGNPHTIEEVRRILRLHVGLGTSDGSLEIPTSDHEPSRPMPTQGGKL
- a CDS encoding DUF3604 domain-containing protein, whose protein sequence is MDILTPSGATTASWRTPAPTSNRSSPRWWCGPRTRARGTRTPSRKCVASSGCTSGSARATGPSRSRPATTSRRVRCLRKEGNYEDEPTPCQGGIAGSCALGLDDGASGRPEKNPERNVYFGEQHVHTSWSFDAFAFGDSTCSMRSRS
- a CDS encoding two pore domain potassium channel family protein codes for the protein MAGILMGSRRSGDGVVMRLKEAIGRELRTRRHTALLLAIVALLAVRPFLGDAGAATVVFNLAAFLTLLVALLTIQVDELVGEREALLVQQRKRAFVGWALGVPALAVRLWLFIAPDPRLVLVGAVSWLMFFSYVTWSQLRGVLKQREVTGETISMSISIYLLLGLSWALVYVIIFTRHPEAFQFATPIPGGVSEAYRFPIFIYFSLTTLSTIGFGDITPLSLQARYAAVAEGITGQFYLAILVARLVGMQMSRAATSSTSTPAHDRRTENPDR
- a CDS encoding AI-2E family transporter; amino-acid sequence: MTAQRQAVFWTCMLGVLALSLWVLGSMLLPFVLGMAVGYLLDPVVDRITRWGVSRGAAAGLLILGSYALAIAILLLLTPLVVEQAFRFAAKLPAYVMSLYNLAAPFLMRAAAAAGIDDTASLAQTFAAAVERVVGPMTTLASGLLGHGLAFINVALLLAITPLVAFYLLRDWPRLLAEIDGWLPLDHAETIRAQARAVDHVLAGFARGTAIVCLVLGLFYATALSVVGLDFGLFIGLAAGTVSFIPYVGTVFGLVTSVGVALYQFWPRWAMVTVVLGIFLAGQLLSDYVLTPRLVGNRIGLHPLWVVFGVLAGGELFGFVGMLLAVPACAVIGVLARFGIEQYRASALYRGADGPR